One window of the Salmo trutta chromosome 35, fSalTru1.1, whole genome shotgun sequence genome contains the following:
- the LOC115174668 gene encoding potassium channel subfamily K member 1 encodes MYRQCACLVERHRSELSFALLLSGYALYLILGAWVFSAVELPYEQRLREELETARKKFLWDNACVSDERLEELLTRALHANNYGVSVLGNASENNWDFISSLFFTSTVLTTTGYGHTVPLSDGGKAFCVFYSLLGIPVTLLFLSALVQRIMVLVTRRPVAYLHLRWGVSKPKFAAVHAACLSVVAALLLFLLPAVVFCRLEPLWSYLESLYFCFISLTTIGLGDYVPGETHNTVPNSHRTLYKLAITLYLLLGLVCLLVVVETCCELPQLKSFRKRFYRENNAPESETRDQEEFSSTEHDQMTDHLTDQLTFSSVSAQAASLRQDNTPWQ; translated from the exons ATGTACCGCCAGTGCGCGTGTCTGGTGGAACGACACCGGTCAGAGCTGAGTTTCGCATTGCTGTTGTCAGGCTATGCGCTCTACCTGATTCTTGGCGCATGGGTCTTCTCCGCCGTTGAGCTTCCATATGAGCAACGGCTGCGCGAAGAGCTGGAGACCGCCCGGAAAAAGTTTCTCTGGGACAACGCGTGCGTGTCTGACGAACGGCTCGAGGAGCTTCTGACCCGCGCGCTGCATGCCAATAACTACGGCGTGTCGGTGCTCGGTAACGCTAGCGAAAACAACTGGGACTtcatctcctctctgttcttTACCAGCACAGTTCTAACCACCACAG GCTATGGTCACACTGTACCACTGTCAGATGGAGGAAAGGCATTCTGTGTGTTCTACTCTCTCCTCGGAATCCCCGTCACTCTCCTCTTCCTTTCCGCCCTGGTACAAAGAATTATGGTCCTGGTGACACGCCGGCCTGTGGCGTACCTTCACCTGCGATGGGGCGTGTCCAAACCAAAGTTTGCCGCTGTCCATGCGGCATGTCTATCCGTTGTTGCAGcactgctcctcttcctcctaccAGCGGTAGTGTTCTGCAGGCTGGAGCCTCTATGGAGCTACCTGGAGTCCCTCTACTTCTGCTTCATCTCGCTAACTACAATTGGCCTAGGAGACTATGTACCTGGAGAGACTCACAATACCGTTCCCAACTCTCACCGCACGCTATATAAGCTGGCTATTACAC TGTACCTGTTGCTGGGCTTGGTGTGTctgttggtggtggtggagacGTGTTGTGAGCTGCCACAGCTGAAGAGCTTCAGGAAGAGATTCTACAGAGAAAATAATGCTCCAGagtcagagaccagagaccaggaGGAGTTTAGCAGCACAGAACATGATCAAATGACTGACCACCTAACTGATCAGCTGACCTTCTCCTCAGTGTCCGCCCAGGCTGCCTCCCTCCGCCAGGACAACACCCCCTGGCAATAG
- the l3hypdh gene encoding trans-L-3-hydroxyproline dehydratase isoform X1, producing the protein MNLNSRIGSKKMELPPHEGSVLSVVDMHTGGEPLRIILSGYPEVKGEGVLSKRRYVRENLDYLRRVLMFEPRGHYDMYGALIVESEIPEADLGVLFMHNEGYSTMCGHAVIALGRFAVDYKLVQEPRSPETQVNIHCPCGLVKAFVEYSNGKTGGVRFHSVPAFAFATDVIVAVPGHDEVTVDISYGGAFYAFVRAERFGLDINKSKTRDLVDAATAVTNSVKSQVKLHHPTSEDLAFLYGTILTDGKDAYSQEPTANMCVFADAQVDRSPTGSGVTARVALQYHKGLIQLNQTRTFQSGATGSLFTGKAVQETTCGDFKAVVVEVAGRAHYTGVASFVQESDDKLKHGFLLK; encoded by the exons ATGAATCTAAATAGCAGGATTGGATCAAAGAAA ATGGAGCTTCCACCCCACGAAGGATCGGTACTCTCTGTGGTTGACATGCACACGGGTGGAGAGCCTTTGCGCATTATCCTTAGTGGTTACCCAGAGGTAAAGGGCGAGGGTGTGCTATCCAAACGACGCTACGTGAGAGAGAATCTGGACTACCTACGGAGAGTGTTGATGTTCGAACCAAGAGGACACTATGACATGTACGGAGCCCTGATCGTGGAGAGTGAGATACCTGAAGCCGACTTGGGGGTTCTTTTCATGCACAACGAAGGTTACAGTAccatgtgtggccacgcagtcatcgCTCTTGGGAGGTTCGCTGTAGACTACAAACTTGTTCAAGAGCCGAGGTCGCCAGAGACGCAGGTGAATATCCACTGTCCATGTGGCCTGGTTAAGGCATTTGTGGAGTACTCCAACGGTAAAACCGGAGGGGTGAGGTTCCACAGTGTTCCCGCGTTTGCATTTGCGACAG ATGTAATTGTTGCTGTGCCTGGGCATGATGAAGTCACTGTTGATATAAGCTACGGAGGAGCATTCTACGCATTTGTAAGGGCAGAGAGATTTGGCCTGGACATCAACAAGTCCAAGACCAGGGATCTGGTGGATGCAGCTACTGCAGTGACCAACTCTGTCAAATCTCAG GTAAAACTGCACCACCCAACCAGTGAGGACCTAGCCTTCCTCTATGGCACCATCCTCACGGATGGAAAAGATGCCTATTCCCAAGAGCCCACTGCTaacatgtgtgtgtttgcagatGCCCAG GTGGACAGAAGCCCTACAGGTTCAGGGGTCACTGCCCGTGTGGCTCTCCAGTACCATAAAGGCCTCATCCAACTCAACCAGACTAGGACCTTCCAGAGCGGGGCCACAGGATCTCTGTTCACTGGCAAAGCTGTTCAG GAAACCACATGTGGAGACTTCAAGGCTGTGGTGGTTGAGGTGGCTGGCAGAGCACACTACACTGGCGTGGCCAGCTTTGTGCAGGAAAGTGACGACAAGCTAAAACATGGTTTCCTGCTGAAATAG
- the l3hypdh gene encoding trans-L-3-hydroxyproline dehydratase isoform X2, translated as MVCPYGLSMELPPHEGSVLSVVDMHTGGEPLRIILSGYPEVKGEGVLSKRRYVRENLDYLRRVLMFEPRGHYDMYGALIVESEIPEADLGVLFMHNEGYSTMCGHAVIALGRFAVDYKLVQEPRSPETQVNIHCPCGLVKAFVEYSNGKTGGVRFHSVPAFAFATDVIVAVPGHDEVTVDISYGGAFYAFVRAERFGLDINKSKTRDLVDAATAVTNSVKSQVKLHHPTSEDLAFLYGTILTDGKDAYSQEPTANMCVFADAQVDRSPTGSGVTARVALQYHKGLIQLNQTRTFQSGATGSLFTGKAVQETTCGDFKAVVVEVAGRAHYTGVASFVQESDDKLKHGFLLK; from the exons ATGGTGTGCCCTTACGGTCTATCC ATGGAGCTTCCACCCCACGAAGGATCGGTACTCTCTGTGGTTGACATGCACACGGGTGGAGAGCCTTTGCGCATTATCCTTAGTGGTTACCCAGAGGTAAAGGGCGAGGGTGTGCTATCCAAACGACGCTACGTGAGAGAGAATCTGGACTACCTACGGAGAGTGTTGATGTTCGAACCAAGAGGACACTATGACATGTACGGAGCCCTGATCGTGGAGAGTGAGATACCTGAAGCCGACTTGGGGGTTCTTTTCATGCACAACGAAGGTTACAGTAccatgtgtggccacgcagtcatcgCTCTTGGGAGGTTCGCTGTAGACTACAAACTTGTTCAAGAGCCGAGGTCGCCAGAGACGCAGGTGAATATCCACTGTCCATGTGGCCTGGTTAAGGCATTTGTGGAGTACTCCAACGGTAAAACCGGAGGGGTGAGGTTCCACAGTGTTCCCGCGTTTGCATTTGCGACAG ATGTAATTGTTGCTGTGCCTGGGCATGATGAAGTCACTGTTGATATAAGCTACGGAGGAGCATTCTACGCATTTGTAAGGGCAGAGAGATTTGGCCTGGACATCAACAAGTCCAAGACCAGGGATCTGGTGGATGCAGCTACTGCAGTGACCAACTCTGTCAAATCTCAG GTAAAACTGCACCACCCAACCAGTGAGGACCTAGCCTTCCTCTATGGCACCATCCTCACGGATGGAAAAGATGCCTATTCCCAAGAGCCCACTGCTaacatgtgtgtgtttgcagatGCCCAG GTGGACAGAAGCCCTACAGGTTCAGGGGTCACTGCCCGTGTGGCTCTCCAGTACCATAAAGGCCTCATCCAACTCAACCAGACTAGGACCTTCCAGAGCGGGGCCACAGGATCTCTGTTCACTGGCAAAGCTGTTCAG GAAACCACATGTGGAGACTTCAAGGCTGTGGTGGTTGAGGTGGCTGGCAGAGCACACTACACTGGCGTGGCCAGCTTTGTGCAGGAAAGTGACGACAAGCTAAAACATGGTTTCCTGCTGAAATAG
- the l3hypdh gene encoding trans-L-3-hydroxyproline dehydratase isoform X3: MELPPHEGSVLSVVDMHTGGEPLRIILSGYPEVKGEGVLSKRRYVRENLDYLRRVLMFEPRGHYDMYGALIVESEIPEADLGVLFMHNEGYSTMCGHAVIALGRFAVDYKLVQEPRSPETQVNIHCPCGLVKAFVEYSNGKTGGVRFHSVPAFAFATDVIVAVPGHDEVTVDISYGGAFYAFVRAERFGLDINKSKTRDLVDAATAVTNSVKSQVKLHHPTSEDLAFLYGTILTDGKDAYSQEPTANMCVFADAQVDRSPTGSGVTARVALQYHKGLIQLNQTRTFQSGATGSLFTGKAVQETTCGDFKAVVVEVAGRAHYTGVASFVQESDDKLKHGFLLK; the protein is encoded by the exons ATGGAGCTTCCACCCCACGAAGGATCGGTACTCTCTGTGGTTGACATGCACACGGGTGGAGAGCCTTTGCGCATTATCCTTAGTGGTTACCCAGAGGTAAAGGGCGAGGGTGTGCTATCCAAACGACGCTACGTGAGAGAGAATCTGGACTACCTACGGAGAGTGTTGATGTTCGAACCAAGAGGACACTATGACATGTACGGAGCCCTGATCGTGGAGAGTGAGATACCTGAAGCCGACTTGGGGGTTCTTTTCATGCACAACGAAGGTTACAGTAccatgtgtggccacgcagtcatcgCTCTTGGGAGGTTCGCTGTAGACTACAAACTTGTTCAAGAGCCGAGGTCGCCAGAGACGCAGGTGAATATCCACTGTCCATGTGGCCTGGTTAAGGCATTTGTGGAGTACTCCAACGGTAAAACCGGAGGGGTGAGGTTCCACAGTGTTCCCGCGTTTGCATTTGCGACAG ATGTAATTGTTGCTGTGCCTGGGCATGATGAAGTCACTGTTGATATAAGCTACGGAGGAGCATTCTACGCATTTGTAAGGGCAGAGAGATTTGGCCTGGACATCAACAAGTCCAAGACCAGGGATCTGGTGGATGCAGCTACTGCAGTGACCAACTCTGTCAAATCTCAG GTAAAACTGCACCACCCAACCAGTGAGGACCTAGCCTTCCTCTATGGCACCATCCTCACGGATGGAAAAGATGCCTATTCCCAAGAGCCCACTGCTaacatgtgtgtgtttgcagatGCCCAG GTGGACAGAAGCCCTACAGGTTCAGGGGTCACTGCCCGTGTGGCTCTCCAGTACCATAAAGGCCTCATCCAACTCAACCAGACTAGGACCTTCCAGAGCGGGGCCACAGGATCTCTGTTCACTGGCAAAGCTGTTCAG GAAACCACATGTGGAGACTTCAAGGCTGTGGTGGTTGAGGTGGCTGGCAGAGCACACTACACTGGCGTGGCCAGCTTTGTGCAGGAAAGTGACGACAAGCTAAAACATGGTTTCCTGCTGAAATAG